TTGGAATGGACTCCCATTCTTTGGCCCTGACTACCTGCTCTACTCCAACAACCACAGAAACACTGAATCCATGagttaaaaatgttgaaagaaggaaaaaaaaacggAAGTGGAATCacaaaaatgtttggaaataaaTTTCTCGTCCACCTGACAAAAAGAGTTTGGAACTGGGtttaatgtgattttaaagaAGTAAGTCTAGGAGATATTTTTTGTTTAACCAAGTGTAAGAAGTAAGATTTATACTTGGTGAGCCACCTATCGAGTGACAATTTAAAGACAAAAGCAAATCATGATATTCCCCATCCCTCaccctgcaacacacacacacacacacacacacacacaccttccccCAGCCCTCTAACCCCCCAACGACTTCCTATTCCTCACAGAATAAACTCCAGATTCCTTCCCATGAGTTATTACACTCTCTGCACTATATTGGTGCCACCCAGGATTGTAGCCACGGGCCACATGTGGcaactgagcacttgaaatgtgactggtctgaattgagatgtgttTTAAGTGGAAAGTGCCCACCAGGTCTGAAAGATATAGTGCACAAAacggaagaaagaaagaaaaaagattatacaTTTCTGGTTAATAGTTTTTATAGCGATTGCGTGTTAACAGAATGTGTTGGCGACATTGGGTTAATttcacctctttctcttcctttcagaaACGTAGCTACTAGAAATGTTAACAGCATTACATACACAGCTGGCATCTTACTTCTGTTggaccacactgttttccaggaACTGCTCTCATCAGACCTCACCTCCCTCTACACCCTCCTCGGTGTCCCAGCCTCCCTGAGCCCAGCGGTCCTCCAGCCTACAAGGCACCTGCGCACAAACGCAAGGCGGCAGCGCATGCGTGGTTGGCTCTGTCTGGAAACTATTCTCCCGACCCACCCCACCCAGGCTCACACCCCATGCAGGTTTACTGCTTGGGTTTCCCCTCGTTGCATTCAGCTGAaactctgctcaaatgtcacctctccaGGGACGTATTTCCTTACCACTCTGTCTAAGCCCACGCGCATCCTTCTCAATGCCCTGgacctgctttccttttttcacATGGCATGAGATTGCTGGCCTCTCCCCAGTAAGATGAATGCCTTCactgtttgtttccttcactgtcaCGCTCCCAGTTACTAGgagagtgcctggcatgcagggGGCGCATGATAGATATTTATTGGATAATTGAATTAAGTGGTTATTCAAAAGTGAGCTCTTGCTACCAAAGAGGCATTTTGCTGAGAGTTTTGTGTACTTTTTTCGTGTTTAATTCTCACAGTAGgtctataaataaatactattacAATCCTAATTATACAcaggaaaaattaaatcttagaaaaggtaatttaattttttttttttaattacaaataacGAGAGAGGAGCTAGTGGTGGTGAATTTTCCAAACAGAGAACCAGGATTGGAGAACCAGGATCCgcagccccagggcccaggggtcCGGCCACCCGGGTAGGGCAGCTCCGAAATAAATAATGCGGTTGAGGGGCGGGGGGTCAGGGCTGCTCCTGCTTCTTCTTGACAGAAATCCGCTTCTTCCTTGCTGCCAGCATCTCATAGAAGGGGTCCACACTCACTGCTGCCTGGATGGACTTGATccactcctccttctcctcctgggtcGGGCCGAGAACCGGTACACCATGTGGTTCCCCTCAACCACATGTGGTTCCCCTCAACCACATGTGGTTCCCCTCAACCACCCGGCTGTCCGCCTCTGTTTTACAGGCTTTGATGAGCTGCCCCTTGTTGTTGGGGATGTAAAGCTCAAAGCAGTTCGGTTTTCGGGGGTCATCCACTTCTCGGATGCTCAGATTCTCCAGGGGGATAATTCCGTGGGGTTCGTTGTCGGTGGTGTACTCAAAATGGTAGAGACAGTTGTCTGTGAGGATAAACCCGCGCCGCTTCCACGTCTTCACCCGGGCCCCTCCCAGCTTAAGGAGCCAGCCCTCTGAATCCGGGTTGAAGAAGGTGTGGGTCAGGTCATTCCCATCATCCTCAGGAATCTTGAAGGGCTCATTTCGGATGCTGTCATAGAGGTTCCTGAGCAGCACCTGGGGCAGGTCCCCACCCTCGTTGATGCCCCGGTTCATGGCCACGAAGCGCTCCAGGCCCGGCTTGTCCCCGACGTTGGGATTGTGAAGGCTGGTGTTCCCAAGCGTCCCAAACACCTTATATAGATTTATTTACTCAATCCTAATGGTAGGGAACTATTACTGTCTCTTTTTTACAGGAGGGGAAACTGGCACAGGGGGTAAAGTCATTTACCTAAAGTCAAGTAGCTAGCaagtggtggggctgggagaTAAAGCCTGGAGGGTCTGACCCCAAAATCCAagccctcctgcctcagggccagGTTCACACATTGGTGAATGCAAAGCAGGTTTGACTAGCACTCCTGCTCTCAACCCCCAGAATGCCCTTACTGTGATACCTACTCTCAGTCAGAGAAGACCCCCTCTTGGCACTTGGGTTCATACTTACCTCCAACTAAGCTCTATTCCTGCTATCCAAATTCACTGTCTAAAATACTGAAGACTCCATTAGGCTCCTCAAAATATGTTTACTCTCCTGCACTTCCTCTTCTTTATAAAAGTACCACTAATTTGCTCAGTGTCCCAGACCTAAAACCTTACAGGCCTTTGCCTTGCTCCCCTCACTTGTTGCTTCTACCTACAATTCTCTCTTCCCAttattttgcttctcttccttttttccaatTCCTACCGCCATCCACCAAGTTCAGGATTTTGTCAATGCAGACCTGGACTTTGGgaataatatgttaatttttgtGCTTGTTGTCACTTTCTCCTCTTTAAACTCATTCTGATGAatgatggaaatttttaaaaataaaacacttcaatCCATtgctatcattttaaaaagtttgaatgTACTCCTTATTGCCCAAAGGATAAAATTCTTTGAAGTTCATCCGTTCAGTGTCATTCAATGTCATCCTCAGTTAGGGCTAAACTGTTTCTCAAGCCTTATCTTCCACCACCACCATATCTGACCTTCTGCATTCTGGCTGCTTTACTGTCAGAAAAACGTCCTTTGTACGTTTTCACCTTGGCACTATTATTCTTGGCATCCCCTACTCAAtgtacattttacattctttaatACATCCTAACATATCAAACTCCTCAGTAAAGCGTTCTCTGAGCATCCCAGTCTGAAATGTTATCGTTCCCCTAAGCTCTTATACCGAGGAGATTTTGCATAGTTTACTCATGAAATATCTGCTTAGATTTAACCAAGATTCCTTGCACTGAAATGTTAATTCTTGTTCTATTGCCAAGTATCTCTCTTCCTTGGAGCCACACACCCAGCAAGGGCTctgctaaaaaataattttggaataatCTATGTTAATAGATGGAATCCAATATCACAAGAATTTCAGAACCAAAGATTGTATTTAAACTTGAGAAATTGGCATCTTTTTATCTCatgtatgcttttattttgttgtggaGGCAAGACTGGAATCAAAGTGATCATATTAatgaattgcttttcttttccaacctaatagaactgggggaaaagaaacacGATGCTGGATTTCCTAGAAGCTATTCTTACTGTTTGCCCAGccacattttatgaaaatgaaatgatcAGATGCTAAATCTTACATTTTGTTTACTTATAGAATCGAAGGAGAATTTAGAAATCAATCTGTCCAGCCACCTAatttcacaagagaaaaaaacatcaaaCTCAGACTAGACACAAAGCCAATGGCAAATAGACAAGTTGAACTCAGATTTTCTGAATCCCAGAAAATCCACCTTACCACCTCTTGTCTGGAGGAAATTCTACTCAACCTAACTGATGTTTGATGTATCATCTAAATTTGACATAAACACAGATTCTGCTTGGGACTTGTCATCATTACCTGCCGCATTAATTATTTGCAGTCAGTGCACTGTATTTCATAAGAAATTTCCAATTACATTATCTACTATTGTGACGCTCACAACTACCCTGGGATGTCAGTGTCAGCAAGTCTAAAGGCAGAGGTGAGGTGGGCTGGAAGAACGCGAATGCATCAGATGTGACTGTCTAGAAATTCCTTGTCCTGACAAATGTATCTCTTCGTGATCCCTTAGTCAACAAACATCCAGTGCCTATTTTGGGGGGAAACATGGTACTTGCCTGCAGGGTTTTGAGAGAAAATAGGCAGGCTATGTGCTAGGTTATGCATGTGAAATATCAAATCACGGCTCTGTAGGGCAGCAGAAGTGAGAGAAGTGCTGGGACCCACCGTAAGCTTCTTCATAGAGGGAAGACTTGAACGGTACCTTGGAGCCCCGGCAGGATTTACATAATGGTGATGCCCAATTGAACATGTGCATTCATTCTTTCTGCCTATATAAAACCTACactttataaagcatttttatattctttactcCATTTAATCCTTTGGAGATCCTTGACCCTCTAAATGAACAGCTCTCTGAGGGTTAAGACAGCCAGTGTAATCTCTGAATATTACCCATTCTAGAGAAAATTCTTTTGAATGCTTGCTCCCTCTATTAAGGTGAAAATTAAATTCTCAAGAAGTAGGGCACGGGTGGGGGGAAGAGCACGAAGGTTTGGCATTGTTCAGTGTAGCCGGAGTCCCTTGGCTCAACTTTGTCAGGCTAATGACATAGCCATCTTCCGTAGGCAGAAGTTTAAGTGATGGAATGGAGCCTAATTTTGCTAATTGTGTATTAAACTGGTGTTGTATTACCAAAGTGCTGAGTCAACAATCAGAAATGGGTTCTTCCATCTTTTATCAACACGAAACTTCTCTTGTCATTGGATAGAGATGCCGCGATAAGGTGACATTTTGTAGTATGTCAATTCCAAGAGGGTTGGATAAAGGTTTCTCGTAGCAGAATAAGTTTCCTTTCTAAAACTAGAGGATTTTCACATTAGTCTAGAAACGCTTATATCCCATTTCTCACGTTGATTAAAATGCTAGTTACAGGTGTTAAAATTTCACAGCTGCAACTTAACGTTAAAGGAAATAAGTATCaaaccattattattttattttaattctccaCACTGAGCTGTCCATAGAAATTCAATACTATCTTTGACCTTTACACTTCAATTTGACCCACAGGCTGTATGtactctcctccccccccacactTCTGGGGGTTGCTCCTGCTGACACAGCTATTAAATGGCTAGCATTAGGGCTGGTTTCTATGGTTGCAGAGTGAAAGATGGgttttctattacattttctagCACAATGTGAGCAAGAGGAACAGCCAAGCCTGTTGGAGAAAGTCTAAATGCCAAATTTAGATAAAGAGCCAGGAATTGAGAATGGGTTGGGAAACAGAACCAAAAAGCTGGACCTGTATGGGTTGGCATTCAGATGAGAAAGGATCAGATGTCTGGTGTGCAGGTGGCCTGAGCCCAGTTGGACGCCCTGGAGCAGACCAGCCAGCACAGCATCCAGCATGAAAAATAAGCTCAGGTACTTGCATTCATGATGATCGCCTTAGCCAAGCCCAGAAGTGATGTCTTAAATGGCAA
Above is a window of Neomonachus schauinslandi chromosome 3, ASM220157v2, whole genome shotgun sequence DNA encoding:
- the LOC110591992 gene encoding LOW QUALITY PROTEIN: cytohesin-2-like (The sequence of the model RefSeq protein was modified relative to this genomic sequence to represent the inferred CDS: substituted 1 base at 1 genomic stop codon): MHLEHLESHLARCKHSTNLSYGNYYYHFCCYKLNNFSKNLIHYGLIFKFNFQKAVFPNSQVRTGQDDNSEPINVVSKYLRWLDRLISKFSFDSISKQNVFGTLGNTSLHNPNVGDKPGLERFVAMNRGINEGGDLPQVLLRNLYDSIRNEPFKIPEDDGNDLTHTFFNPDSEGWLLKLGGARVKTWKRRGFILTDNCLYHFEYTTDNEPHGIIPLENLSIREVDDPRKPNCFELYIPNNKGQLIKACKTEADSRVVEGNHMWLRGTTCGXGEPHGVPVLGPTQEEKEEWIKSIQAAVSVDPFYEMLAARKKRISVKKKQEQP